The sequence CCGCGCACGGGCCGCGCTAGCGGCTTCGGCTTCGGCGGATCGGCGACGGTGACCGGTGTGTCGAGCGTCTCGAAAATACGTTCCGCCCCCACCATCGCCGTCTGAATCTGGTTATATTTCTCAGCCAAACTCATCAAAGGCTGAAAAAATTGGCGCACGTAATGGGTAAACGCATAGACGACGCCGAACGTCGCCGAGCCGTCCAGTACTTGGACGCCGCCGTACCAGACGAGCGCCGCCACGGCCGCGTTGCCGAGAAATCCGATCGCCGGCTGGAACACCGAATTGACGATCGTGTTCCACATGCCGGCACGGTAAAAATCTTCGCTGTGCCGTCCGAACGCCTCCGCCTGGACCCGCTCGCGGACGAACAGCTGGATCGTCTTCATGCCGGACAAATTTTCCGCCAGAAACGCGTTGAGCCGCGCCAGCACCGTCCGCATGCGCCGCTGGGCCTGCCGGACGGTCGACCGGTACGCCAACGTCATCGCCAAAAGCAGCGGCAAAACCGCGAACGACAACAGCGACAGCCGGACGCTCATATGCAGCATGACCGCGACGATGCCGACGAGCACGAGCACGTCTTTCACCAGATGCACGATCACCTGGGAATACAATTGGTTGAGCGCCTCCGTGTCCTGGGTGACGCGGACGACGATCCGGCCGACCGGATGCCGATCGTAATAGGCTACCGGCAGCCGGCTCAAATGATCGAACAGCTGCTGGCGGATCACCTGCAGGATGCGCTGCCCCGTCCGCTGCAATTCGACGTTCTGGACGTACGACAGAGCCGCGCCGATCAGCACGGCGGCGAGAAACTGAGCGCCGACCGTCACAAACCCCGCCGCGTCGCGTCGTTTCAACGCATCCAGCAGCGCGGCATCCGCCTCGGACGCCGAAAGCCGCCGGCCGTCGGACAACACCGCATATACCCGCCCGTCTTCGCCGCGTTCCACCCGAACCGGCAATGTGCCAGAAGGCAACCGCTCGACAAGCCACGCGCGACCCTCCGCCTCAACGATCCGGCACGGCACCGCCCCGTCGGGCCATACCGTTTCGTCGGACTGCGCACCTCCTGACGGAACGCGGACGTACGCCCGGCCGCCGGCGACCACAGGCTCGCCGAACCGCCGCAGTTCTTCGGCCCTGTCCGCGGGCAGCGACAGCATCGGTTTGCGGTAACCGCCGATATGGTCGTCGATCGCCGTTTTGATCAGATAAGGACGAACGAGATCGGCGGCGACGATGCCGAACGCCAGCGCGACGCAGGCGGTCAGCGACCATAGATGAGGCCGGGCGTAACGCATGAGCCGCAGCGTCAATCCTGTTCCTCCACGACCGCTCATCCGCTGACACCTTCTTCCACCAGCGTCCCTTCGGCATCCGGAGCCTGCATGCGGACCATCTCCGCATACCGTCCGTTCAGGCGCAGAAGCGATTCGTGCGTTCCCGTCTCGACGATGCGCCCGTCCTCGAGCACGGCGATTAAATCGGCGTGACGAACGGCCGACACGCGATGAGCGACGATGATCGTCGTCCGACCGCGCGTCGCCGCCCGAAGCCGATGTAAAATCCGTTCCTCCGTCACCGCGTCCACCGCTGATAAACAATCGTCCAACAAATAGACCGACGGCCGCTTGATCACGGCGCGCGCGATGCCGAGGCGCTGCCGCTGGCCGCCCGACAGCGAGATGCCGCGTTCGCCGACTTCCGTATCGAAACCGTCGGAAAACGTGCGCACGTCCTTGTAGACGTCTGCGATCTCCGCAGCCTCTTTCACCTGATCCTCGGTCGTCGGATGCGGATTGAACGCGATATTGTCCCGCACCGTCGAAGAAAACAGGAACGTTTCCTGCGTCACGACGCCGATGCGGTCTCGCAGCACCGCGAGCGGAATCGTGCGGATGTCGCGTCCGTCGAGAAAAATCGTCCCTTCCGGCGGATCGTACAGCCGGACCAGCAGATGGACGAGCGTCGTCTTGCCGGCGCCCACGCGTCCGACGACGCCGAGCGTCGCCCCTTTCGGTACGCGCAGCGATACGTCGCGCAGTGCGGGCCGCGCTTGTCCGGGATAACAAAACGTCAGATTCCGGATTTCGATATCGCCTTCTATGTCGACGACCGACATATCCGTCCTTTCATCATCCGCGATGTCCGGAGGA is a genomic window of Candidatus Reconcilbacillus cellulovorans containing:
- a CDS encoding lipid A ABC transporter permease/ATP-binding protein, giving the protein MTLRLMRYARPHLWSLTACVALAFGIVAADLVRPYLIKTAIDDHIGGYRKPMLSLPADRAEELRRFGEPVVAGGRAYVRVPSGGAQSDETVWPDGAVPCRIVEAEGRAWLVERLPSGTLPVRVERGEDGRVYAVLSDGRRLSASEADAALLDALKRRDAAGFVTVGAQFLAAVLIGAALSYVQNVELQRTGQRILQVIRQQLFDHLSRLPVAYYDRHPVGRIVVRVTQDTEALNQLYSQVIVHLVKDVLVLVGIVAVMLHMSVRLSLLSFAVLPLLLAMTLAYRSTVRQAQRRMRTVLARLNAFLAENLSGMKTIQLFVRERVQAEAFGRHSEDFYRAGMWNTIVNSVFQPAIGFLGNAAVAALVWYGGVQVLDGSATFGVVYAFTHYVRQFFQPLMSLAEKYNQIQTAMVGAERIFETLDTPVTVADPPKPKPLARPVRGEIEFDGVWFAYRDEEWVLKDIRFRVEPGETVAFVGASGAGKSSVLQLINRFYDVQRGRILLDGIDIRDLKTADLRRAIGVVQQDVFLFAGDLLFNVTLGDPSITEEQAIEAVRAVGLAPFIERLPQKYATPLGERGVNLSAGQRQLLAIARAIAFRPAVLVLDEATSNIDTETERLVQQAVARASRGRTTLIVAHRLSTIRNADRIIVMRGGRIVEIGDHAQLMAKNGYYAQLVRASETGYARGAAAGVVGGRTENEGLKA